TTCGGACTCCAGATCACCGCGAGATCCGTTTGTTGCAGACGGATCTCAGCCGTCCATCCCTCCTGCTGCCATGACCAGCCACACGGATCGTTGTCTAGCCGCTGCGCTCCAAGCTGCTGGAGCCAATGCTCAAGAGCTTGGAGCGAGTGCTGATTCAAAGGAGTTTCGGCTGGAGGCATCGACACCATCAAGGACTTCCTTAATCAACGGCTCGTCTTGAGTCTGCTCGGCCACCAGCCAACTGGGCTGAACCTGAAGCTCCATGCCCCGACTCCAGGCGACCCCAACTCCCAGCGATAGGCACAAAAGCAAGGCCCCGAGCAACATCAACAGCGACAACCACTCCCCACCTGAAAGGGGTCGCCGCTCACCAATCGCCGTTGCAGAAGACACGGCTGGGGATGGCAGCGGAGCGTGCTGCTGTTGCCAGAGCTGATCCTGCTGGATTAATTGAGCGTCATAGAGCCGCCGCAACGAGGGATCCGCCAACTGGTCATAGGCCTCACGCAACAGCTGAAATTGGCGCGCTGCTTCCGCGGCCGGCAAGGTCGTGGTGTCGGGATGAACCGACTTACTGAGCCGTCGAAAGGCGCGACGTAGCGTCTCGGCGTCGACTCCACGGCCGACTCCCAACCGTTCGTAATGGGTCGAGGCCGACATCAGGTCTTCTTCGAGCCGAATCACGAAGGTGCATTGTAGGAAGAGTCGCTGCCCTGGCAGCCATGCCAGAAGCAAACAGCTTTTCTGATGCCGGGCCTGACCTATGGGAGTGTCTGGGCTGGCAACCCAATGACACCCAGCTCTCACAACTCAAAGAGCTACAAGCCCTGCTGCGCCATTGGAACAGCAGGGTGAATCTCACCCGTTTAGTGGAGAACGAAGAGTTCTGGATCGCCCAGGTCTTTGACAGCCTTTGGCCTCTTGAGAAGGAGCTACGCACCCCCGATCTGACCCGTCGCTGCATCGATGTGGGAACGGGAGGTGGGTTCCCTGGACTGGCTGTTGCCATCGCCCTACCTGGGACCACGCTCACCCTTGTTGATTCCGTCGGCCGCAAAACTGCAGCGGTGGAAGCCATGGCCAACGCGCTTGGCTTAGGAAAGCGCGTGGACGTGCGCACCGAGCGCGTAGAGGTGACCGGTCAGGAGCGGGCTTGTCGTGGGACGTTCGATTTAGCGATGGCCAGAGCCGTCGCCACACCCCCGGTGGTAGCCGAGTATCTCGTGCCCCTTTTGAGCCTTCAAGGCCAGGCGCTGCTCTATCGCGGCCATTGGAGCGACGACGACAAAACAAACCTCAAACGAGCCTTGGTTCCACTCAAAGCCAAACTTGCCGACTGCAAGCAAATCAACCTGCCAGCCGGTCGGGGGCTGCGCACATTGATTCGAATTGAGCCCTTGGCACCTTGCCCCAAGAGCTATCCCCGACCCGTTGGACTACCCAGCCGTCTTCCCCTCGGGACTCAGGCTGACGACAAGCGTTCCTGAGGAACGCCGCCCACCCGTTCCTTTAACCCCCTAAGGATGCCTGGGATCGTTTCAGCCCAGGGGCTTTGGTTCAAAACAGATCGGAGCTCACTCTCGCTGACCTCCTGATCAAAAGCATCGGCGTTCGCACCAGGAGCCCAATGTCCTGCATGACCAAGAATTCCATAACGCGCCTGGGCATAACTCTCTAAATCCCACGCTTCCATCAAATTGTGGAGCCAGAGCAACACAGGGAGGTTGATCCCCCCTGGCGTGTCTTTCCAATGGGGCAACCCCTCACGCCAGGTCATCAGCCAAGGCTCACCAAGAGCCCGCAGAGCTTGCGCATGCAAACGGTCTTGAATCGGAGCGATCAGCGCTTCAGCGCTATCGAGTTGCCCCACAGCTTCAAGATGAAGATCAAGATCACCCGGCCTGGATGCGCCAACACTGATGGTGTGAACGCGGGGATCACGCAGGCAGAACAGATCGTTAAACACGATCGGGTGCAGGGGAGCGCAGAGCTGCTTCAACAGCAGCGAAGGGGTATGCAGATGGCCACCTTTATCGGTGGGGCTAATGATGAACACGCCCATGTCGTGACGTTGAGCTGCGTTCAACGCGGGGTCGTTGTCTTGCCGGATGTAATACCAATGCAAGTTCACGTAATCGAAGGCATCGGAGTTGATCGCAGCTTCGATGACACTGGTTTCGCCATGGGTCGAGAAGCCCACATGGTCGATCCGGCCCTCTCGCTGCCAGCGGCGGACCACCTCCATACAGCCCCCTGGTCGCAGCGTTTGCTCCAGATGATCCAAGCGGTTGATGCCATGGATGGCCAGCAACTCAATGCGCTGAACGTTTAAGCGCTCCAGGCTGAGTTCAAGCTCGGCTTCAAACACCGCAGGGTCCTCCCTGGGCGGCACCTTGGTTTGAAGGATGCGATCTGGATCAGGGGCAAGGGGAAGGGCCCAGCCCAGTTGTCGTTCGGAGCTGCCGTAATGACGCGCGGTTTCTAGATGGTGAAACCCAAGCTCTACCGCACGGCGGAGGGTGACCTCCACCGTGCGTTGAGACTCCTGAGTAATCCCGTTCGCCTCAAGATCCGACCAGCTTTGCTGAAAACGCATGCCGCCCAGGGACAAAACGGGCATCGCCAGCTCTGTGCGACCAAAGCGTCGTGTTGGCAAAGCCGGGAAAGCCAGGGATGACATCGCAGTTCAGTCTTGAGACTGCCGAGGAAGAATCCGTCTTGGACGAGCCGGTGAGGGAAGACCTAGGGGAAGAAGCTCCTGAGAATCCAGCTGCGCTTGGAGGCCCTTGAGGTCATCAAAGGCAACCCAGTGAATGCAGTCCACAGGGCAGGTTTCAATCGCCTCTTGAATGCGCGCAGAACTGTCCCCGTCCTGGCGAACCGCACGGGAGCGCCCCAAATTCGGCTCAATGATGAAGGTGTTGCAGGCCACATGAGCGCAGTACCTGCAACCAATGCAGACAGCCTCGTCCACCCAAACGGCTTTTTCGGCAAGGGCACCACCCAGTACGGGTTCCATGCCGGTGGATTGCAGATCCTCCTCAAGGGAGGACGCGCTGTAAGCAGCAGCGGGATTACCGGAGGGGTCGTTCACGGATTGCCCGCCCGCCCGCTGCAAATCAGGCATCCCAACGGGTCACGACAAGTTCAATGGATCCGTCCTGGCAATCACGCTGCTCGGCAACAGCGAAGCCCTCGGTGAGGGAAGCCTTCAACACCGTGTTGAGGGCATAGCGCTGGGTGAGACGAGACAAAAATCTCTCAACTGGCATGGACTGGCGCCACAAATCCAGATCGGTCACGAACTCATAGGCACCGTTGGCTTCGTTCCAAACGAACCCAAAATCAGCAGAGTCCTGAACGGTCACCGATAGCTCAGCCTCCACGGTTTGGCCGCGATATCCGCGAACGGAATGGCCTCCCTGTTTGGGCTCATAACCAAGATCTTCAAGAGCGGAGACCAAAGAATCCCGCTGGCGAAGTTCGGTTTTGACAGTACTGAAATGGGACATCAGGAGGGCTCTACGAACTGGGACTGGGACTGGGACTGGGACTGGGACTGGGACTGGGACTGGGACTGGGTTTGGGTTGTGACGTAGGCATCAGACGTTGGCTGACGGCGTTCCACCGTGCCTAAAACTGATTCCAACCGTTCCGTCAGTTGCAGACAAGCGTCGCCTTCAACGCCTTCCACCTGCTCCTCGACGCGGCCATCCGGACGAATTCGGAAACGAAGCGTGCGCTCAGGCATGCACCAGACCCAACAATGAACAGATGTTAAAGGCGAGAACGCGAAGCTGATGGGGGGTCGTGTCAGTTCGTCCGATCAGCTAATCAATCCCTCGTCCATCAAGGTCTGCAGTCGATCCAAAACATCGGGGGATTCCATCTGCTCAAGAGCCGTGCGGGCTTCATCGCGAACAGACCTTTCACAATCTTGCAAAAGGGCACGCACAAACACCTCGATCACCTCAAGGCGACGGGGCTCAACAAGATGCTCCAGCAGGCGGCCAAGAGCCCAGATGCAATT
This portion of the Synechococcus sp. ROS8604 genome encodes:
- a CDS encoding DUF1257 domain-containing protein, whose protein sequence is MSHFSTVKTELRQRDSLVSALEDLGYEPKQGGHSVRGYRGQTVEAELSVTVQDSADFGFVWNEANGAYEFVTDLDLWRQSMPVERFLSRLTQRYALNTVLKASLTEGFAVAEQRDCQDGSIELVVTRWDA
- a CDS encoding ferredoxin, which translates into the protein MPDLQRAGGQSVNDPSGNPAAAYSASSLEEDLQSTGMEPVLGGALAEKAVWVDEAVCIGCRYCAHVACNTFIIEPNLGRSRAVRQDGDSSARIQEAIETCPVDCIHWVAFDDLKGLQAQLDSQELLPLGLPSPARPRRILPRQSQD
- a CDS encoding J domain-containing protein, producing the protein MSASTHYERLGVGRGVDAETLRRAFRRLSKSVHPDTTTLPAAEAARQFQLLREAYDQLADPSLRRLYDAQLIQQDQLWQQQHAPLPSPAVSSATAIGERRPLSGGEWLSLLMLLGALLLCLSLGVGVAWSRGMELQVQPSWLVAEQTQDEPLIKEVLDGVDASSRNSFESALAPSS
- the rsmG gene encoding 16S rRNA (guanine(527)-N(7))-methyltransferase RsmG translates to MPEANSFSDAGPDLWECLGWQPNDTQLSQLKELQALLRHWNSRVNLTRLVENEEFWIAQVFDSLWPLEKELRTPDLTRRCIDVGTGGGFPGLAVAIALPGTTLTLVDSVGRKTAAVEAMANALGLGKRVDVRTERVEVTGQERACRGTFDLAMARAVATPPVVAEYLVPLLSLQGQALLYRGHWSDDDKTNLKRALVPLKAKLADCKQINLPAGRGLRTLIRIEPLAPCPKSYPRPVGLPSRLPLGTQADDKRS
- a CDS encoding aldo/keto reductase, with the protein product MSSLAFPALPTRRFGRTELAMPVLSLGGMRFQQSWSDLEANGITQESQRTVEVTLRRAVELGFHHLETARHYGSSERQLGWALPLAPDPDRILQTKVPPREDPAVFEAELELSLERLNVQRIELLAIHGINRLDHLEQTLRPGGCMEVVRRWQREGRIDHVGFSTHGETSVIEAAINSDAFDYVNLHWYYIRQDNDPALNAAQRHDMGVFIISPTDKGGHLHTPSLLLKQLCAPLHPIVFNDLFCLRDPRVHTISVGASRPGDLDLHLEAVGQLDSAEALIAPIQDRLHAQALRALGEPWLMTWREGLPHWKDTPGGINLPVLLWLHNLMEAWDLESYAQARYGILGHAGHWAPGANADAFDQEVSESELRSVLNQSPWAETIPGILRGLKERVGGVPQERLSSA
- a CDS encoding DUF2997 domain-containing protein; translation: MPERTLRFRIRPDGRVEEQVEGVEGDACLQLTERLESVLGTVERRQPTSDAYVTTQTQSQSQSQSQSQSQSQSQFVEPS
- a CDS encoding DUF3143 domain-containing protein, giving the protein MPPAETPLNQHSLQALEHWLQQLGAQRLDNDPCGWSWQQEGWTAEIRLQQTDLAVIWSPNEAPRPCLFPYGLSRADVEAALRLGP